The following coding sequences lie in one Myxococcus xanthus genomic window:
- a CDS encoding MFS transporter, whose translation MKTATKLGLLSSLYLSQGLPFGFFTQALPVLLRHQGLSLPSIGLAHLLALPWALKFLWAPTMDRHGSARWGRRRGYILPLQFLSSGILLALALPEGGLDMRLLMAAVLGINLLAATQDVATDGLAVELLAPAERGWGNGVQVAAYRVGMILGGGVMLAVFDAVGWRPTFLALGALLLLATVPIALFREPPTEPPPAQSLGLRWWLKRPGAGAWLTLLVVYKAGEALATGMLRTFLVDAGLSLTAIGWMLGGVGFTAGLVGALLGGGLVVRLGRRRALLVFGGIQAGAVLLYALAAQGPTSLPLLTLVCGVEHVASGMATAAVFTAMMDACRPDHAATDYTVQASLVVLATGAAAALSGFSAQALGYAGHFILAAFLCAAGTLYAALTFHPPRSLASAAAPEVS comes from the coding sequence ATGAAGACGGCCACGAAGCTGGGGCTGCTCTCCAGCCTCTACCTGTCGCAGGGGCTGCCCTTCGGTTTCTTCACCCAGGCCCTGCCCGTGCTGCTGCGCCACCAGGGCCTGTCGTTGCCCTCCATCGGCCTGGCGCACCTGCTGGCGCTGCCCTGGGCGCTCAAGTTCCTCTGGGCCCCGACCATGGACCGGCACGGTTCGGCGAGGTGGGGCCGGCGGCGTGGCTACATCCTGCCGCTGCAGTTCCTGTCGTCGGGGATCCTGCTCGCGCTCGCGCTCCCCGAGGGAGGCCTGGACATGCGGCTGCTGATGGCCGCGGTGCTGGGCATCAACCTCCTGGCAGCCACGCAGGACGTGGCCACCGACGGGTTGGCGGTGGAGCTGCTCGCGCCAGCCGAGCGCGGCTGGGGCAACGGCGTCCAGGTGGCGGCCTACCGCGTCGGGATGATTCTGGGCGGCGGCGTGATGCTCGCCGTCTTCGACGCGGTGGGCTGGCGCCCCACGTTCCTCGCGCTGGGCGCACTGCTGCTCCTGGCCACCGTGCCCATTGCCCTCTTCCGCGAGCCCCCCACCGAGCCGCCGCCCGCGCAGAGCCTGGGCCTGCGGTGGTGGCTGAAGCGGCCGGGGGCCGGCGCGTGGCTCACGCTGCTCGTCGTCTACAAGGCGGGTGAAGCCCTGGCCACCGGGATGCTGCGCACCTTCCTGGTCGACGCAGGCCTGTCGCTGACAGCCATCGGCTGGATGTTGGGCGGCGTGGGCTTCACCGCGGGACTCGTGGGCGCGCTGCTGGGCGGCGGCCTGGTGGTGCGGCTCGGACGACGACGTGCGCTGCTCGTCTTTGGAGGCATCCAGGCCGGAGCGGTGCTGCTCTACGCCCTGGCGGCCCAAGGCCCTACGTCCCTGCCCCTGCTCACCCTCGTCTGCGGCGTCGAGCACGTCGCCAGCGGCATGGCCACCGCGGCCGTCTTCACCGCGATGATGGACGCATGCCGGCCGGACCACGCCGCCACGGACTACACCGTGCAGGCATCCTTGGTGGTGCTGGCCACGGGCGCCGCCGCCGCGCTGAGTGGCTTCAGCGCCCAGGCCCTTGGCTACGCCGGCCACTTCATACTGGCCGCGTTCCTGTGCGCGGCGGGCACGCTGTACGCCGCCCTCACCTTCCACCCGCCCCGGAGCCTGGCCTCCGCGGCCGCTCCCGAGGTGTCGTAA
- a CDS encoding MBL fold metallo-hydrolase — translation MSLSFITLGIGDAFSALRYSSCFAVEAEDQVLLVDCPHPIRKMMREASESSGVPLDADRVSAVALTHLHADHASGLESLGYFSFFVLQRKLEVLAHPAVADRLWEGNLAAGMECLIERRGEPPNDKHFEDYFDHTPLSTETAVRHGPFLIESRMTYHHVPTTALRIHAGGRCLGYSADTAFDEGLIDWLSTADLIIHETNYGVHTPYEKLAALPAELRARMRLIHYPDDFDTSASVIEPLAQGRRYNV, via the coding sequence TTGAGCCTGTCCTTCATCACCCTTGGCATCGGCGACGCCTTCTCCGCCCTGCGCTATTCGTCCTGCTTCGCCGTGGAGGCGGAGGACCAGGTCCTGCTGGTGGACTGCCCGCACCCCATCCGGAAGATGATGCGCGAGGCGTCCGAGTCCTCCGGCGTGCCCCTGGACGCGGACCGCGTCAGCGCCGTGGCCCTCACCCACCTGCACGCGGACCACGCGTCGGGCCTGGAGAGCCTGGGCTACTTCTCCTTCTTCGTGCTGCAGCGGAAGCTGGAGGTGCTGGCCCACCCCGCTGTCGCGGACCGGCTGTGGGAAGGCAACCTGGCCGCGGGCATGGAGTGCCTCATCGAGCGGCGCGGGGAGCCCCCCAACGACAAGCACTTCGAGGACTACTTCGACCACACGCCGCTCTCCACGGAGACCGCCGTGCGGCATGGGCCCTTCCTCATCGAGAGCCGGATGACGTACCACCACGTGCCCACCACCGCGCTGCGCATCCACGCGGGGGGCCGCTGCCTGGGGTACAGCGCGGACACCGCCTTCGACGAGGGCCTCATCGACTGGCTCTCCACGGCGGACCTCATCATCCACGAGACGAACTACGGCGTGCACACGCCCTACGAGAAGCTGGCGGCGCTGCCCGCCGAGCTGCGCGCCCGGATGCGGCTCATCCACTACCCGGATGACTTCGACACCAGCGCGAGCGTCATTGAGCCGCTCGCGCAGGGCCGGCGCTACAACGTCTGA
- a CDS encoding alpha/beta fold hydrolase, giving the protein MPEVHTRGGARIRYDDVGQGEPALLFIPGWCTTRASFQKLLPRCSAFRRVLSVDIRGHGESEGGGTDFDSTTVLEDLLAVVETSGARHIVPVAMSHAGWWGLDLRRALGPARVPRMVLLDWIATEPTPAFLRAVRGLQTERWSEVRDGLLQGWLEGLDDDAIRRFVRDDMGAFDEAMWARAGREIEAAYAREGSPLRALAALEPMPLTMHLYARPESHDYLAAQVDFGAEHPGFHVLKLPATSHFPVLEVPAMVAAGIEALVSAREVPIHASAVPA; this is encoded by the coding sequence ATGCCGGAAGTACACACCCGCGGCGGCGCCCGCATCCGCTACGACGACGTGGGCCAGGGCGAGCCCGCGCTTCTCTTCATCCCAGGGTGGTGCACCACCCGAGCGAGCTTCCAGAAGCTGCTTCCCCGCTGCTCCGCCTTCCGCCGTGTCCTGTCCGTGGACATCCGGGGGCACGGCGAGTCCGAAGGTGGCGGCACCGACTTCGACAGCACCACGGTGCTGGAGGACCTGCTCGCGGTCGTGGAGACCAGCGGCGCGCGGCACATCGTCCCCGTGGCAATGTCCCACGCGGGCTGGTGGGGGCTCGACCTGCGACGGGCGTTGGGCCCCGCGCGTGTGCCGCGGATGGTGCTGCTGGACTGGATTGCCACCGAGCCCACCCCGGCCTTCCTCCGCGCCGTGCGCGGGCTCCAGACGGAGCGCTGGAGCGAGGTGCGAGACGGCTTGCTCCAGGGCTGGCTGGAGGGGCTCGACGACGACGCCATCCGCCGCTTCGTGCGCGACGACATGGGCGCGTTCGACGAAGCCATGTGGGCCCGGGCCGGGCGGGAGATTGAAGCGGCCTACGCCCGCGAGGGCTCTCCGCTGCGAGCGCTCGCGGCGCTGGAGCCGATGCCGCTCACGATGCACCTGTACGCGCGGCCAGAGTCACACGACTACCTGGCGGCGCAGGTGGACTTCGGCGCGGAGCATCCGGGCTTTCACGTGCTGAAGCTCCCCGCCACCAGCCACTTCCCGGTGCTGGAGGTGCCAGCGATGGTGGCCGCGGGCATCGAGGCGCTCGTCTCCGCGCGAGAGGTCCCCATCCACGCCAGCGCCGTTCCAGCCTGA
- a CDS encoding adenine phosphoribosyltransferase → MTPPVPSLTDTTLVADLNARLRDVPDFPKPGIVFKDITPVLADPRLFGRVVNAMSAPFRGQHVTKVVGVEARGFLLGAPIALALNAGFVPARKPGKLPHRSVVERYSLEYGSDGVEMHEDAILQGERVLVVDDVLATGGTAEATAKLVSRLGGELVGFSFLLSLDFLEGPNRLGRERVTTLLSF, encoded by the coding sequence ATGACCCCGCCCGTCCCGAGCCTGACCGACACCACCCTCGTCGCCGACCTGAACGCCCGGCTCCGGGACGTGCCGGACTTCCCCAAGCCCGGCATCGTCTTCAAGGACATCACCCCCGTGCTGGCGGACCCGCGCCTGTTCGGCCGCGTCGTCAACGCCATGTCGGCGCCCTTCCGGGGACAGCACGTCACGAAGGTGGTGGGCGTGGAGGCCCGAGGCTTCCTGCTGGGCGCGCCCATCGCGCTCGCCCTCAACGCGGGCTTCGTACCCGCGCGCAAGCCAGGGAAGCTGCCGCACCGCTCGGTGGTGGAGCGCTATTCCCTGGAGTACGGCTCCGACGGCGTGGAGATGCACGAGGACGCCATCCTCCAGGGGGAGCGGGTGCTCGTCGTGGATGACGTGCTGGCCACGGGAGGCACGGCGGAGGCCACCGCGAAGCTGGTGTCCCGGCTCGGCGGCGAGCTGGTGGGCTTCAGCTTCCTCCTCAGCCTGGACTTCCTCGAAGGCCCCAACCGCCTCGGGCGCGAGCGCGTGACGACGCTGCTGTCTTTCTGA
- the coaD gene encoding pantetheine-phosphate adenylyltransferase, translating into MTIAVYAGSFDPVTAGHMSVVRQAARLFGHVVVVVAVNPDKESLLSADERVALLREAVAHHPNVTVARTQGLIVDFARDIGASVLLRGVRGATDAQFETTLAQNNRALAPELSTLFLPAEAHLAEVSSSGLKARVARGEDVSAFCPPAVAAKLRERLDPSLRSLP; encoded by the coding sequence ATGACCATCGCCGTCTACGCCGGCAGCTTCGACCCCGTTACCGCCGGCCACATGTCCGTCGTCCGGCAGGCGGCGCGCCTCTTCGGCCACGTCGTCGTGGTGGTGGCCGTCAACCCGGACAAGGAGAGCCTGCTGTCCGCCGATGAACGCGTGGCCCTCCTCCGTGAAGCCGTGGCGCACCACCCCAACGTCACCGTGGCCCGCACGCAGGGGCTCATCGTCGACTTCGCGCGGGACATTGGCGCCAGCGTCCTGCTGCGCGGCGTGCGTGGTGCCACGGATGCCCAGTTCGAGACGACGCTGGCGCAGAACAACCGCGCGCTGGCGCCCGAGCTGTCCACCCTCTTCCTTCCAGCCGAAGCCCACCTGGCCGAGGTGAGCAGCAGCGGACTCAAGGCGCGCGTGGCGCGCGGAGAGGACGTTTCCGCCTTCTGTCCACCGGCCGTCGCGGCGAAGCTTCGGGAGCGACTCGACCCTTCCCTCCGGAGCCTGCCTTGA
- a CDS encoding alpha-amylase family glycosyl hydrolase, with protein sequence MRHSNRWSALLLAGVIAGCGESALEEQQGSTEETAVISQQLSSSTRPGMGATVYAGGTTFRTWAPLASRVFVSGDFNGWGTWIELGNEFNGNFSGDVAGAVKGQKYKFITRNQWGSDAWRADPRSAWQENSTGSSIIYDHGEYWWNAQQFSTPAFNEMIIYELHVGTFNDSPGWGPGNWNSAIARLDHVRDLGANMVKVMPAYEFAGDFSWGYNAAFPFAPESAYGHPNDMKRFVDEAHMRGIGVIFDVVHNHYGPSDLPMWCYSGDCLGSGGEYFYNDSRKSTPWGDTRPDYGRPEVRAYIRDSMMNLLHNFRGDGLRWDATKYMRTQNGSDATAIPDAWRVFRSINREINSTQPWKISIAEDFGGGDSITNASSSDTAGGADFDSQWGGDFVHAIRAAVIASNDSGRDMNSVKNAITQRYSGRHTARVIYSESHDEVANGKARVPEEIWPGNAGSWAAKKRSTLAAGVVFTSPGIPMIFQGQEFLEDGYFQDTDPVDWGKNSTYGGIRTLYRDLIRLRRNWFNNTRGLRGGNVNVHHVNNSGKVIAYHRWESGGPGDDVVIVANFSGTYFPSYNIGFPRGGMWYSRFNSDWNGYSGDFGNTASIDTVAYSGAKDGLSHNASFAIGPYSLVIFSQ encoded by the coding sequence ATGAGGCACAGCAACAGGTGGAGTGCGCTCCTGCTGGCCGGTGTGATTGCCGGCTGTGGGGAGTCCGCGCTCGAAGAGCAGCAAGGTTCCACGGAAGAGACGGCGGTCATCAGCCAGCAGCTCAGTTCGTCCACGCGGCCTGGCATGGGCGCCACCGTCTATGCGGGTGGCACCACGTTCCGTACCTGGGCGCCGCTGGCGAGCCGGGTGTTCGTCTCCGGCGATTTCAACGGCTGGGGCACCTGGATTGAGCTGGGCAACGAGTTCAACGGCAACTTCTCCGGCGACGTGGCCGGCGCCGTGAAGGGCCAGAAGTACAAGTTCATCACCCGCAACCAGTGGGGCAGCGACGCGTGGCGGGCGGACCCCCGTTCGGCGTGGCAGGAGAACTCCACTGGCTCCAGCATCATCTACGACCACGGCGAGTACTGGTGGAACGCGCAGCAGTTCAGCACGCCGGCCTTCAATGAGATGATCATCTACGAGCTGCACGTCGGCACGTTCAATGACTCGCCCGGCTGGGGCCCCGGCAATTGGAACAGCGCGATCGCCAGGCTCGACCACGTCCGCGACCTGGGCGCGAACATGGTCAAGGTCATGCCCGCGTACGAGTTCGCCGGTGACTTCTCCTGGGGCTACAACGCGGCCTTCCCGTTCGCGCCCGAGAGCGCCTACGGCCACCCCAACGACATGAAGCGCTTCGTGGATGAGGCGCACATGCGCGGCATCGGCGTCATCTTCGACGTGGTGCACAACCACTACGGCCCCAGCGACCTGCCCATGTGGTGCTACAGCGGCGACTGCCTGGGCTCGGGCGGCGAGTACTTCTACAACGACTCGCGCAAGAGCACGCCGTGGGGTGACACGCGTCCGGACTACGGCCGCCCCGAGGTTCGCGCGTACATCCGCGACTCGATGATGAACCTGCTTCACAACTTCCGTGGCGACGGCCTGCGCTGGGACGCCACCAAGTACATGCGCACGCAGAATGGCAGCGACGCCACCGCCATCCCCGACGCGTGGCGCGTGTTCCGCTCCATCAACCGGGAAATCAACTCCACGCAGCCCTGGAAGATCAGCATCGCCGAGGACTTCGGCGGCGGTGACTCCATCACCAACGCCTCCTCGTCCGACACCGCGGGCGGCGCGGACTTCGACTCGCAGTGGGGCGGCGACTTCGTGCACGCCATCCGCGCGGCGGTCATCGCGTCGAACGACAGCGGCCGTGACATGAACTCGGTGAAGAACGCCATCACCCAGCGCTACAGCGGGCGGCACACCGCGCGCGTCATCTACTCGGAGAGCCACGATGAAGTGGCCAACGGCAAGGCGCGCGTCCCGGAGGAGATCTGGCCGGGCAACGCGGGCAGCTGGGCCGCCAAGAAGCGCTCCACGCTGGCGGCGGGCGTCGTCTTCACCTCGCCCGGCATCCCGATGATCTTCCAGGGCCAGGAGTTCCTCGAGGACGGCTACTTCCAGGACACGGACCCGGTGGACTGGGGCAAGAACAGCACCTACGGCGGCATCCGGACGCTGTACCGCGACCTCATCCGCCTGCGCCGAAACTGGTTCAACAACACGCGCGGCCTGCGCGGCGGCAACGTCAACGTCCACCACGTCAACAACAGCGGCAAGGTGATTGCGTACCACCGCTGGGAGAGCGGCGGGCCCGGGGATGACGTCGTCATCGTCGCCAACTTCAGCGGCACGTACTTCCCCAGCTACAACATCGGCTTCCCGCGCGGGGGCATGTGGTACTCGCGCTTCAACAGCGACTGGAACGGGTACTCGGGCGACTTCGGCAACACGGCGTCGATTGACACCGTGGCCTACAGTGGCGCGAAGGACGGCCTGTCGCACAACGCGTCGTTCGCCATCGGTCCCTACTCGCTGGTCATCTTCTCGCAGTAG
- a CDS encoding TetR family transcriptional regulator, giving the protein MPRPSNTEERRQQIVAGLLKVMSERGYERASVGEIAKAAGLSPGLVHYHFSGKQEILLSLVEQLAAQARQRVATRLERVKGPDARARVDAFVEAFLATGDDAAPAAVASWVTISAEAIRQPEVRAIYEQVVRADLEHLTSLVAAVVGRRKAPALAAGLFAAVQGYFVLAASVPGLVPAGSAASTVKRMAAGLMDSAGAKEDA; this is encoded by the coding sequence ATGCCCCGTCCATCCAACACCGAGGAGCGCCGTCAGCAGATTGTCGCGGGCCTGCTGAAGGTCATGTCGGAGCGCGGTTACGAGCGCGCCTCCGTGGGCGAAATCGCGAAGGCGGCGGGGTTGAGCCCGGGGCTGGTGCACTACCACTTCAGCGGCAAGCAGGAGATTCTCCTCTCGCTGGTGGAGCAGTTGGCGGCGCAGGCGCGGCAGCGGGTGGCGACGCGGCTGGAACGGGTGAAGGGCCCGGACGCCCGAGCCCGCGTCGATGCCTTCGTTGAGGCCTTCCTCGCCACGGGCGACGACGCGGCCCCGGCGGCCGTCGCGAGCTGGGTCACCATCAGCGCGGAGGCCATCCGGCAGCCCGAGGTTCGGGCCATCTACGAGCAGGTGGTGCGCGCCGACCTGGAGCACCTGACGTCACTCGTCGCCGCCGTGGTGGGACGGCGCAAGGCGCCCGCGCTGGCAGCCGGGCTGTTCGCCGCCGTGCAGGGCTACTTCGTGCTCGCCGCCAGCGTCCCGGGCCTGGTCCCCGCGGGCTCCGCCGCCAGCACGGTGAAGCGCATGGCCGCGGGGCTGATGGACTCGGCCGGCGCGAAGGAGGACGCATGA